Proteins encoded by one window of Cotesia glomerata isolate CgM1 unplaced genomic scaffold, MPM_Cglom_v2.3 scaffold_30, whole genome shotgun sequence:
- the LOC123274331 gene encoding uncharacterized protein LOC123274331, producing the protein MLKNWTTRGASRYARRILVFVFVWSFIMIAALQFRQSINQVLQPSESVGIDSAVNYPTGSWDRGSDQPLSSSSASSATRNGNSSIINFARESYSSHRRKPLDDDESDHNDPTAGVSSSIAVFNQRLKEFNNKKLLLDERPPRSEQELINEMENQFPSLPVVSWYKRSTTTTTTSTTEQTGNDTKTNKLCVPRYPNILELEFNNKYWQTLKSTNGTFQLFGAYYDIRKLSKIGPAVRIVGMIDRIEPKIKTYCQLWFDGEKEPQVVDVFEYKYIWFKKWGSYKQGIYQPYVIACKIPQSHWSKDPPASVSIVEKPCDTASTNLRVIYNKPPEGKKKEFAVCVKGLDFLHEDLSVRLVEWIELISILGADKIFFYELQVHPNITKVLEYYKKTGQVDVTPLTLPGGQPNIPTFQHIYLKKKTNQKRQNELIPYNDCLYKHMYEYEYIALLDIDEVIMPIKDFTWSQLMRRVLPKALRIRNETRASYNVRNVYFLDDLLHSHGFFDHVPKYMHMLQHVYRSSNFTKPNEYIKCFHNPERIVTVHNHFPLACLGSGCTSYPIETEDAQLQHYRADCVTSLKKTCLQYRKNSIVDTQIWKYKDQLVERVTNTLEKLGFFGPG; encoded by the exons atgctgaaAAATTGGACAACCCGAGGCGCGAGCCGCTACGCTCGTCGGATTCTTGTCTTCGTATTTGTCTGGAGTTTCATAATGATAGCAGCGCTGCAATTTCGTCAGTCAATAAATCAAGTCCTCCAGCCGAGTGAGTCAGTGGGTATTGACAGTGCTGTGAATTATCCGACAGGATCATGGGATCGTGGATCTGATCAACCGTTATCTTCCTCATCAGCGTCATCGGCTACAAGAAATGGTAattcttcaattataaatttcgcAAGAGAGTCTTACTCGTCGCACCGACGTAAGCCACTGGATGACGATGAATCCGATCACAATGACCCAACTGCTGGTGTTTCGTCTTCTATTGCTGTTTTTAATCAAAGACTCAaggaatttaataacaaaaaacttTTGCTGGATGAACGGCCGCCGCGCTCTGAACAGGAACTCATCAACGAGATGGAAAATCAATTTCCTAGTCTACCCGTAGTCTCGTGGTACAAAAGGAGCACTACGACAACAACAACATCCACTACTGAACAAACCGGTAATGATACCAAGACAAACAAATTGTGTGTACCTCGTTATCCGAATATTCTCGAGCTCGAGTTCAATAACAAGTACTGGCAAACATTGAAATCAACCAACGGAACTTTCCAACTTTTTGGAGCCTACTACGATATTCGTAAGCTGTCGAAAATCGGCCCGGCAGTTAGAATCGTTGGTATGATCGACAGAATTGAacctaaaataaaaacttactgTCAATTGTGGTTCGATGGAGAAAAAGAACCTCAAGTTGTTGATgtatttgaatataaatatatttggtTCAAAAAGTGGGGTAGTTACAAGCAAGGTATTTATCAACCTTACGTTATTGCGTGTAAAATACCCCAGTCTCACTGGTCAAAAGATCCTCCAGCATCAGTCTCGATTGTTGAGAAGCCGTGTGATACAGCGAGTACTAATTTACGGGTAATTTACAACAAACCGCCAGAGGGCAAAAAGAAAGAGTTTGCGGTCTGCGTGAAAGGTCTAGATTTTCTTCATGAAGATTTATCAGTACGGCTGGTCGAGTGGATCGAGCTAATAAGTATTCTAGGCGCAGACAAAATATTCTTTTATGAGCTACAAGTACATCCAAACATCACGAAAGTTTTGGagtattacaaaaaaacaggACAAGTTGATGTTACGCCTCTGACGCTTCCTGGTGGGCAGCCTAACATTCCGACGTTTCAGCacatttatttgaagaaaaagaccaatcaaaagcgacaaaatgAATTGATACCCTACAATGATTGTCTTTACAAACACATGTACGAGTACGAGTACATAGCTTTGCTTGATATTGATGAAGTAATAATGCCAATTAAAGATTTTACGTGGAGTCAACTTATGCGACGCGTTTTACCCAAGGCTCTTCGCATACGCAATGAAACTCGTGCTTCGTACAACGTCAGAAACGTGTACTTTCTCGATGACCTTCTACACTCACACGGATTCTTCGACCACGTGCCGAA GTACATGCACATGCTCCAACACGTATACCGCTCGTCGAACTTCACCAAGCCTAATGAGTACATAAAGTGCTTTCATAATCCGGAACGTATTGTCACTGTGCATAATCATTTTCCGCTGGCATGCCTCGGCTCCGGGTGCACGAGTTATCCCATCGAGACTGAGGACGCTCAGCTTCAGCACTACAGAGCCGACTGTGTTACCTCGCTGAAGAAAACGTGCCTTCAGTATCGAAAAAACAGCATAGTCGATACGCAGATCTGGAAGTATAAAGACCAGCTGGTCGAACGTGTCACCAACACCCTGGAGAAGCTCGGGTTCTTCGGGCCAggataa
- the LOC123274332 gene encoding RNA polymerase II subunit A C-terminal domain phosphatase SSU72 — MPTSKPLSVAVICSSNMNRSMEAHAFLSKKGFNVKSFGTGDKVKLPGSGPDKPNVYDFGTTYDEIYNDLLVKDKQLYTQMGLLHMLDRNRRIKPRPERFQETKEKFDILITCEERVYDQVVEYWSSRTSVNHQPAHLINLDIQDNHEEATVGSFLICELVTTLAGSDDLDNDIDGLLNEFEDNKISKPLLHTVVFY, encoded by the exons ATGCCGACATCCAAACCTTTAAGCGTTGCCGTAATATGTTCTAGTAACATGAACCGAAGTATGGAGGCCCATGCTTTTTTGAg caaAAAGGGCTTCAATGTAAAGTCCTTCGGAACTGGAGATAAAGTCAAATTACCTGGAAGTGGACCAGACAAACCTAATGTTTACGATTTCGGCACAACATACGACgaaatttataatgatttattgGTTAAAGATAAACAATT atATACTCAAATGGGCTTGCTGCACATGTTAGATCGGAACAGGAGGATAAAACCCAGACCGGAAAGATTCCAAGAgactaaagaaaaatttgatattcttATAACATGTGAAGAGAGAGTTTATGATCAAGTAGTAGAATATTGGAGTAGTAGGACTTCCGTCAATCATCAACCGGcccatttaattaatttagatattCAAGATAACCACGAAGAGGCTACTGTCGGATCATTTTTGATCTGTGAATTAGTTACCACG CTTGCCGGCAGTGATGATCTAGATAATGACATTGATGGTTTGCTGAACGAGTTTGAAGacaacaaaatttcaaaacctTTGCTACACACTGTTGTGTTTTACTGA